gagtgtaattCAGATCAAAGTGCATATAAGCGTGGATTACCTGCACATATTTACAAGAAGAGAGCTCCACTGATGATTCCCAACACCCGACTGACTGAACTGAGTTTAGCATTTCAAAGTTAATTAATTCAAAGTTCAGGGTTTGTTCTGAGTTTGCTAAACCTGCCTTTTGGGTTCAGCTCTAGGGCTCATAATCACACATCCTGCGACAATCCTCTTGGACTCATAACAGAGCCTACAAATGTTGAGCTCTcgcgtgcttttttttttaaaattaaagtaccAAATCTAGGAGAAACTGCTCACCTTTTTTTCAGCATGGTCTAAACATCAGTGTGTGGACTTACATTTCTGTAGGTGAGCAGTCTTTCAATCACAGGGTGGTTGTGAGCAGGTATCCGCTTTGCTTTCAGCACCAAGTAGAAGCTGATGTTTGTGCAGTAACTGTGGCAGGAGAGAAACATCATTCAGTGACAGAGCGTGACAGTTTGTCGTGTGAGTCTACGATCCAATCACAACTTACTTGAGATAAAGTTGCTGCTTTGTCTTCAGGTAATTGGCACcctttaggtaaaaaaaaacaaaacaaacaaggatGAAAGATGTTCAGATTCACATCGTTGATTTTCATGATATTGATGACATGTTCCTGTATACTCAAACACGTCTACACAAGCAAaaagttggtggtttgattccagCCAGAGATATATGGATGTGGATTTGCATGTGGACGCGTATCCGGTGTAAAAAtctgagcagctgaaagtagcttacTTACAAATAAGGCTGTAAGCAGTGCACCACAAGTATGAGTATCTTCTCCTTTCATCATGATTAAAGGTTGGAAACACAGAGGAACTTACAATACAATCACAATTTGTTTCCCTAGATAATGGTGCAGATACAAGAAAGACACAGGTGTCATGGTGTTGACGCCTGTGTCCATCATTATTCATTAAATTCTGGCCACCTGATAAAGAAAGCCCAATGATAGTATAATTAAGCTCAGTTTTGATCTCTACTGGTCCCTTGAACAACTGCATGCTGCTTTCTGGGGCAGAGAGAGTAATGTACACagccttttgtgtgttttatcacAGGAAATGCCTGCGTGTAGTGGCTGAAAGCAACACCATGAGAAAAATGTAGCCAAGTGTGCTCACCTTTCCTGCAGGGATCTTTCCCTCCTTAACCATTTGCATGAGAGGCTGAAGCTCATTCTTGAGCTCGTTAAGCTGTACAAAGAAACAGGAATAAGTCACATCTATTGCACGTCACTTGAAAATTTAAAGGCTCTTTAAGTCTGAAGTTGCGTCCTTCCTATTTGTCTCTTACCTTTGCCTTGAAGTCCTGAATAAGCTCAAGCAGCTCTGGTGACTCTTTCTTCAAAAGCTTCATTTTTTCCTTCTGAGACATCTGCTTCAGGTCTTTCACAATCCTCTCCTCTTTTTCCACAGGCTTGCTTTCATCCTTCTCCACAGCAAATTCCTTCATTTAGGCAAAGACGTACAATTAGAATTAGACGTTTCTGTCAGCATGTCATTAGGCCTACGAGAGAGATAAATACCTGAAAAAAGTTCAAATCATAATCCTCCTCGCTCAGATTTGCAGCTAAACGTTTTTGGATGTTTTtagcctcttcttcttcttcttgttcctCAGCCTCCAACTCTTCTTGCGATTTCCCTTCTGTAATAACAGTGATCGAAATGTTGCATAATAAAAGATAATGCAATCATCACACAATGCAATAATACGGCTTGAGATAAAAGGTTCTTACTTGAGGTCACATAATCTGAATCGtagaacatttttttctttctgccccAGGCCATTTCATTAGGGAGCTCTGCAGCAGACAATGTAAACACAGTGAGATGGGCTCAAAatgaaaagcacacacacacacacacacacacacaagtcaaTTTACCGTCCTCATTTCTCCCTTCTAAATCACTCTCCATATCTGTCCCCTCTtcctcattttcttcttcttcctccccttCATCATCTTCCGACTCAGAAAGATCCAGGGGCATCACCTCCTCCTGTGAAATTCCGATAATCTCAGGTTTCTTCTCGGCTGTTCCTCTACATTTTTCACCTGCAgttacttttaaacaaacaCGTACGACATTACCTCATCGTCCACTTCCTCCCGGTCGCTCTCCATTTGAACACCTCGGGCGAGAAGTTTCTGCGGCAAAGACACCGGAGCACGAAGAAAGGTTACAGAACACAACTGTTGCACTGCACACCTACCGTAGTACAAATAAAGAACTTACTGCAATCTTCTCATCATGAAACTCATCAATCTTGTCTTTTGTGTATGTTGAGGATTTCTGaatgagaaaagagaaaacacctTTGAGAATGAAAACAGCTGTATCAAGTCACCATATGAGAGCACGCTGGTCTTTATTTAGTTTATTCTTCACAGGTCATCAAGGTTTGGCTCAACGTAGATATTACCGCTTTGTTGGTTACAGAAAGCAACAGTTTAATCATACGATCAGGCAAGATTTCAgatcttgtttttattattttaaagctaTAATTTGACCTCTCTTTTCAAAGTAATATTTTGTCCCCCTTAAAGTTACCAACTACCCTCTAGTTTAGAAATCAGAGGACAATACCGACTTGGGTAAAGTAAGCAAAGAGCCACACACTGAGTAACTGTAACATAATGTGAAATCATGTTAAACtccaaagaaatcattaaaacctTATCCCCCACATCCAtgcaaacttctgaccacagctGTATAAAACACTGCGTGTCTTACCTTATCAGGGACAGGCATGTCGTTGTAGGCTTCAGGGTCGTCTTCATCATAGACCTCATCCTTGTTTGGCCGCTGCGCGTGTTTTCCCCTGAACAGCAAAAGACAAATAACACATAAAGACTCAAAACTTCTGGTTAAatatcagatttatttttcccGGATCACTCCACACTTCACTAGAGCCAGCTCCCATCACAGCAGTGGAGTATAAATCATGCACCCGTATGCTTGTAAATTAAGACTAACAACTTATCGTTGTTTCTACAACACTGCACGCCAATTGTGACCACACGAAACCCCagaaaaacagagcagagacGCTATAAAGACAAGCTAACAGGTAGATACATCTTAGCCAAACTTACCGTTTTGCTCGAACCATGATGAACCAGCTTCACACACAGCGGACAATAAACCACGTCTGTGTGCGTATAAATGCAgattaaaactgaatatatcCACTTCAGTTAACTGCACACATCTGTTTTACTCACTGGATACCATGTGCCACAAGAAACGTCCCCTTCCTCTTCAGCTCAAACGGCAATCAGAGAGGAAACTTACCGCCCCCTGCTGTCCT
This DNA window, taken from Astatotilapia calliptera chromosome 5, fAstCal1.2, whole genome shotgun sequence, encodes the following:
- the utp3 gene encoding something about silencing protein 10, which encodes MVRAKRGKHAQRPNKDEVYDEDDPEAYNDMPVPDKKSSTYTKDKIDEFHDEKIAKLLARGVQMESDREEVDDEEEVMPLDLSESEDDEGEEEEENEEEGTDMESDLEGRNEDELPNEMAWGRKKKMFYDSDYVTSKGKSQEELEAEEQEEEEEAKNIQKRLAANLSEEDYDLNFFQEFAVEKDESKPVEKEERIVKDLKQMSQKEKMKLLKKESPELLELIQDFKAKLNELKNELQPLMQMVKEGKIPAGKGANYLKTKQQLYLNYCTNISFYLVLKAKRIPAHNHPVIERLLTYRNLINELGAVDARLAPEFRQLLAGGEENKAGSKQAEGKKSKVSNRKEKESGEAVPEEESDSDLDEEEALRFYKEAEERLKLKRKGNNPEDEMMEENEEEEELDPNAKRGITYQMAKNKGLTPKRKKIDRNPRVKHREKFRRAKIRRKGQVREVRHEETRYSGELSGIRAGVKKSVKLK